A region from the Rosa rugosa chromosome 6, drRosRugo1.1, whole genome shotgun sequence genome encodes:
- the LOC133715123 gene encoding uncharacterized protein LOC133715123 isoform X1 produces MEDKNSSGPIPDGWDVKTERQKDGSEIPCYWCPRSGQHFYTYKDMMRYVEYAQKNQLSIYSPDFQTMKIRKKANWSHKGNRTIIAPRRSHFLGESSKTLPSYRVTFPEESSDLEERTTLSNPEDSTESTNTGKDMEASQAGIDKEPEILSSDLEALVIGIEKLSLC; encoded by the exons ATGGAGGATAAGAACTCGTCAGGCCCAATTCCTGATGGCTGGGACGTTAAGACTGAACGCCAGAAGGACGGATCTGAAATCCCG TGCTACTGGTGTCCCAGAAGTGGTCAGCATTTCTACACATATAAAGATATGATGCGATATGTAGAATACGCTCAGAAAAACCAGCTTTCGATCTACTCACCG GATTTTCAGACCATGAAAATTAGAAAGAAAGCTAATTGGTCCCACAAGGGGAACAGAACTATAATTGCTCCTCGGAGAAGTCACTTTCTGGGGGAGAGTTCAAAGACACTGCCTTCTTATCGGG TAACTTTTCCCGAGGAAAGCTCCGACTTAGAGGAAAGGACTACCCTGTCTAACCCTGAGGACAGTACTGAATCTACTAATACAGGGAAGGATATGGAAGCTAGTCAGGCTGGGATTGACAAAGAACCAGAAATTTTGAGCAGTGATCTTGAAGCATTGGTAATTGGGATTGAGAAATTAAGCCTTTGCTAA
- the LOC133715122 gene encoding uncharacterized protein LOC133715122, whose translation MPRGTLEVVLVDARGLDNNDFLAKISPYAVLTVKTQEKKSTVLTGKGSNPEWNESFLFTISDDEVKELHLTIMDKDNFSADDFVGEATIPLLPAFVKGTVNPTTYNIVNKEKEFHGGVKLGLTFTPESGFEPGRSDFESGEHGEEGSGGWKQSSHGEDIPGGWKEQPSGEVGLGGRNEPPYGEERPPYGEERPPYGAERPPFGEERPPYRQEGPPFGEERPPYRQERPPYGEERPPYGEERPPYGEERPPFGEERHGGRNEPPYGEERPPYGEERPPFREERHGGRNEPPYGEERPGGWKHSSFDEER comes from the exons ATGCCTCGAGGAACACTTGAAGTTGTTCTTGTTGATGCCAGAGGCCTCGACAACAATGATTTTCTCG CTAAAATATCCCCCTATGCTGTTTTAACTGTGAAGACCCAAGAGAAGAAAAGCACTGTGCTTACAG GGAAAGGATCTAACCCAGAATGGAATGAATCCTTTCTGTTCACAATCTCGGACGATGAAGTCAAGGAACTCCATCTGACAATAATGGACAAAGATAACTTCAGTGCCGATGATTTTGTTGGAGAAGCAAC CATTCCTTTACTGCCAGCTTTTGTCAAAGGAACTGTTAACCCAACTACATACAACATTGTCAATAAGGAGAAGGAATTTCATGGTGGGGTTAAACTTGGACTCACTTTCACTCCTGAGTCTGGTTTTGAGCCCGGG AGAAGCGATTTTGAATCTGGAGAACATGGTGAGGAGGGCTCTGGTGGATGGAAACAATCATCTCATGGGGAGGACATACCGGGTGGATGGAAAGAACAACCTTCTGGGGAGGTGGGACTAGGTGGAAGGAATGAACCACCTTATGGGGAGGAGAGACCACCTTACGGTGAGGAGAGACCGCCTTATGGGGCGGAGAGACCACCTTTTGGGGAGGAGAGACCGCCTTACAGGCAGGAGGGACCACCTTTCGGAGAGGAGAGGCCGCCTTACAGGCAGGAGAGGCCACCTTATGGGGAGGAGAGGCCACCTTATGGGGAAGAGAGACCACCTTACGGGGAGGAGAGGCCACCTTTCGGGGAGGAGAGACATGGTGGAAGGAATGAACCACCTTATGGGGAAGAGAGACCACCTTACGGGGAGGAGAGGCCACCTTTCAGGGAGGAGAGACATGGTGGAAGGAATGAACCACCTTATGGGGAGGAGAGACCGGGTGGATGGAAACACTCCTCTTTCGACGAGGAGAGATAG
- the LOC133718806 gene encoding uncharacterized protein LOC133718806 isoform X1: protein MADKNLPLSIPEGQEIKIEVQGNQSETSGYCFPPSGFHSITYADVLGYVNDDKEAKMSNYSALLTGGANNLSNQYCTICKEPGHDTNVCPRPFILDWLGFPINGIPIVQRPPWIPPIGLPHMPTVRQHLATVRRRRRATIRRGHMQTFGCLQMPVRVHSLQQPFIVRAPSIDRGRTVANRRQPECSRCGRAGHNIRTCGESA, encoded by the exons ATGGCAGATAAGAACTTGCCACTCTCAATTCCTGAAGGCCAGGAGATTAAGATTGAAGTCCAAGGGAATCAATCTGAAACCTCG GGCTACTGCTTTCCACCAAGTGGTTTCCATTCCATAACATATGCAGATGTGTTGGGTTATGTTAATGATGATAAGGAAGCTAAGATGTCCAACTATTCAGCT TTGCTGACCGGAGGTGCAAACAACCTAAGCAATCAATACTGCACTATTTGCAAAGAACCTGGGCATGATACTAATGTTTGTCCCCGACCCTTCATACTAGATTGG CTTGGGTTCCCTATCAATGGCATCCCAATTGTTCAGCGTCCGCCTTGGATCCCACCAATTGGTCTTCCACACATGCCAACTGTTCGCCAGCACTTGGCAACTGTTAGACGCCGGCGCCGGGCAACCATTAGACGCGGACACATGCAAACTTTTGGATGCCTGCAAATGCCAGTTCGTGTCCATTCACTTCAGCAACCATTCATAGTCCGAGCACCTTCAATCGATAGAGGCAGGACTGTGGCCAATAGGAGGCAACCAGAGTGCAGTCGTTGTGGCAGGGCTGGGCACAATATTCGCACCTGCGGTGAATCTGCCTGA
- the LOC133718806 gene encoding uncharacterized protein LOC133718806 isoform X2, which produces MADKNLPLSIPEGQEIKIEVQGNQSETSGYCFPPSGFHSITYADVLGYVNDDKEAKMSNYSALLTGGANNLSNQYCTICKEPGHDTNLGFPINGIPIVQRPPWIPPIGLPHMPTVRQHLATVRRRRRATIRRGHMQTFGCLQMPVRVHSLQQPFIVRAPSIDRGRTVANRRQPECSRCGRAGHNIRTCGESA; this is translated from the exons ATGGCAGATAAGAACTTGCCACTCTCAATTCCTGAAGGCCAGGAGATTAAGATTGAAGTCCAAGGGAATCAATCTGAAACCTCG GGCTACTGCTTTCCACCAAGTGGTTTCCATTCCATAACATATGCAGATGTGTTGGGTTATGTTAATGATGATAAGGAAGCTAAGATGTCCAACTATTCAGCT TTGCTGACCGGAGGTGCAAACAACCTAAGCAATCAATACTGCACTATTTGCAAAGAACCTGGGCATGATACTAAT CTTGGGTTCCCTATCAATGGCATCCCAATTGTTCAGCGTCCGCCTTGGATCCCACCAATTGGTCTTCCACACATGCCAACTGTTCGCCAGCACTTGGCAACTGTTAGACGCCGGCGCCGGGCAACCATTAGACGCGGACACATGCAAACTTTTGGATGCCTGCAAATGCCAGTTCGTGTCCATTCACTTCAGCAACCATTCATAGTCCGAGCACCTTCAATCGATAGAGGCAGGACTGTGGCCAATAGGAGGCAACCAGAGTGCAGTCGTTGTGGCAGGGCTGGGCACAATATTCGCACCTGCGGTGAATCTGCCTGA
- the LOC133715123 gene encoding uncharacterized protein LOC133715123 isoform X2 — MEDKNSSGPIPDGWDVKTERQKDGSEIPCYWCPRSGQHFYTYKDMMRYVEYAQKNQLSIYSPTMKIRKKANWSHKGNRTIIAPRRSHFLGESSKTLPSYRVTFPEESSDLEERTTLSNPEDSTESTNTGKDMEASQAGIDKEPEILSSDLEALVIGIEKLSLC, encoded by the exons ATGGAGGATAAGAACTCGTCAGGCCCAATTCCTGATGGCTGGGACGTTAAGACTGAACGCCAGAAGGACGGATCTGAAATCCCG TGCTACTGGTGTCCCAGAAGTGGTCAGCATTTCTACACATATAAAGATATGATGCGATATGTAGAATACGCTCAGAAAAACCAGCTTTCGATCTACTCACCG ACCATGAAAATTAGAAAGAAAGCTAATTGGTCCCACAAGGGGAACAGAACTATAATTGCTCCTCGGAGAAGTCACTTTCTGGGGGAGAGTTCAAAGACACTGCCTTCTTATCGGG TAACTTTTCCCGAGGAAAGCTCCGACTTAGAGGAAAGGACTACCCTGTCTAACCCTGAGGACAGTACTGAATCTACTAATACAGGGAAGGATATGGAAGCTAGTCAGGCTGGGATTGACAAAGAACCAGAAATTTTGAGCAGTGATCTTGAAGCATTGGTAATTGGGATTGAGAAATTAAGCCTTTGCTAA